In one window of Posidoniimonas corsicana DNA:
- a CDS encoding M56 family metallopeptidase gives MNWLSTQTGWIDVVSALIGLAANWMLQSTLLLSIGLLAGGLLRRCGSAVQSVVYRTALAAALVCPVATLTLSQAGFTGWSVAMPLAWVTSEGPAIGVEDASLPRVALASTSSEFALAPPGNSSSSSQGAPFVAIEPNAGPIELEPPQAKPAAAATDTDETPAPPPIQAAIAEDQGDQGVTVTLFGKAALAAAAAWLLVSGLLATRLSLAWWRLARLRRSAVEADDAARETCQQLSEAMNVTTPEVRCSPYLPGPCLSGVRKPTVLLPEAELCLPLRDVLIHELAHLRRNDCLWNLLRQLATAVFFFQPLLWVLSRRVEATAEEVCDDFVVQLGGDREGYAHRLVDIAELSSAPIAAAGVGIVSLRSMLAKRVARITDTSRSLSTRVGNLLLLTVLVGGLVGVSATGLIGLAPTPSQAEISEDRSADATAIAENRSEGPPASDDLVTVRGQVLKPNGEPAGPVDVVVLRWFWNYGDKKPLGAAKADQEGRFEVSYRKSQFAENAGRADQWRETYITAFAEGYGPGWAHYDRLKPDERATIRLVADDVPIEGRVIDLEGNPVVGASVEVGSIYTPKADTLDEYIEAIKASQAISTAYEKMDGGLPPHKANHWPTVTTDSEGRFRITGIGHERVVSLEVSGPTIVTRTLRVATRPMEPIVHPAYAYREADSDTQFGSRFEYTAAPSRSIAGVIRDADTGQPIAGAEVWSWKFAGDNISGITSVKSTSDKDGRYRLEGMPKGEGNEIVVVPTGLPYFTAEFAVPAPPGFEPVDLDLELHRGQWITGRVTDKSTGLPVAAHMHYMAFPDNKLAQDLPEFEHGAHCSNVQDRYRTDADGRYRVVGLPGHGVVGVKAILYPYPGGQGYADLPDADNRDAFMRLNGPINPSPKWPTAMKEVWLTADADKTALDFSLDSGDSVTLRAVDPSGRPLTGVDVVGVTEIYGSQRRMESADFDLLCFRPGEKRTVLLSHSERRLGKALRVATDKNQGDSQEVKLEPMATVVGRLTRDGTPVSGVSIRIDVKGDSGYGRNLGSTATDHEGRFRHEEFLPGLDYSIQAQGRGLGFTSVAKELTVSAGETIDLGTIDVDSDDRPTPVRTKPTSAAADEQAVGSSVVTIRGKVLDPTGGPVAGATVEAQTWIRDPDAPLSPLAKTESGADGRFKLTYPKNSDVAVVAGRAGFGPGFEVVPDDKPVPDSLTLRLVRDDVPIHGKVIDLEGNPLPDVTVTVCNVAATADESLDSWLSAIEGREWFWTAIEKHFKRRTRLTPPHTTAKLTTDAKGEFAITGIGRERKVRIALEGPTIAYTLETIVTRDMKPVVADDPEWSDKQTIYGANCEILAAPTQPVEGVVRDAESGDPLSGVSIAPYWMIRRSFPGENRLRAVSDSEGRFRLVGMPKGSRKLLKILPSDDQPYLMRDYSVPEQPGIEPINVTLDLHRGVWITGRVTDKITGEPTGGSRTAWVQYYPYLSNPYANALPEFADGPQDGWQNRYKIAPDGAFRLVGLPGKAIVGAQLWRGPYPNGQGSELIEGATKAGNFLTYGLGSPPSRLNPTIMREVDIPENATEFVVNFEVDRGRSVRVSLADEQGNPIDGVHTAGLVHRSGWTQPEGALLEVSRLGATEQRTLLIYHPERRIGKVLQISAADSPNELVAELEPCTTIRGQIVDGPDSPLPGAQIRFEPLPGGDYSPELVQITTDKQGRFEQTGVLPGTSYNVYSESAQLGFKILARDLKVSPGEAIDLGVIDVTSDDQAEPVRTTAQAQTGETKQGDSSSSEFAGQVVDPDGNPAAGAELYLVFHIPEAGGLLTPSWKPLATTDAEGQFRFTVTPGDFGSYATAREFGFGQLVAKHNDFGFAWAAAGLFETSGQTLRKAQERLKTAPPTAAEWIKMLLAAKGQPLRLQAESEPIRGRIVDVNGQPVADARLTLLETWTGIDGALDAWRKAAGEPNADYYSARMQTPRSMNGPQLRSIISPATTDANGRFQIKGVGDGKIAWLLLEGPGIESAKIWARTEAGEAVRLMRERRSPDLGFYTYHPAEFTHVAGPSVPITGVVRDADTKEPLVGVTVKSQKRHGEPIHGWGQDFVRAVTDKEGRYRLEGMPVGRENEIAAIAPGGDIAYFSAEKSAPTDLGQASTVDFDLHRGVWVEGSVTDKQTGEGLPGRLAYYVDADSPAHQAARSLGVDERDRLRSDSEGRFRIAALPGPGYITFNADNHQIYPRANRILKSDGSFAPAERMIKTNPSYLMPGNTHLVAEIDPGEEVERVELNLQLDRGTTAIGRVVGPGGEPVTDYYHTGQLAGFTGSWDHSIGDKFELVGYDPKQPRHVYFVHQERRLAGHAVVQGVLPEDLVIELQPAGRASGRLVDKDGAPLPNCQLVPSTPAIVTFEDLAQKPDTPPLPHNVAHSSSARYETDADGRFEISGLAPGVEYRLMAFDRDSMMTRRRAPTVPGPLDTVITVEPGESKDLGDVRLRDEGEVVKQNTAAEPASTPNASESMPPIPAAQPAAGKTFTGAVTLPNGSPASGAHVAIVALRIAGTQQTRGEVLGQGTVGVDGKYNLTVPDDVTSKTHGYANLLVRADGAGIAWRELNLDEAEKFDIQLVAEQPIVGQLVDIEGQPASGVKLVVQSVVERTQDQQPMRNGAGYREDSPPAAWLQGAVSDADGRFRLLGVPADCGVIAIVTPDDRFGRQHLALNTGRPEQRGERDATYRAFTRNSQFGEELVLPLSPAQVFVGTITYEDTGEPAPRARVSIWASQQEMGGSMYSVEGVANERGEYRISPSQGVRFGVNAFPPGGVPYLVRQTPLSEALSWHEGDAERRVDMTLPRGVLIRGVVTEAGSGAPVEGAVVQYAPESSNNPNTSDDILTGWQATQVSDEEGRFAIAVLPGPGRLLIQEESGRFVTQTVTEREISRNETGGRRNYLQAAVRIDPQPNAEPLDVSVELERCAPVTGRIVDEQGLSIDDALVVSQHNRMPRSLNWRGQVLPTLGGRFEVSGLKAGEEMPVHVLDPKRRLGATVLVEGGGDATVVLRPCGEASARVVDQHGEPREGVELTPHLVVSPGAPRYDFEAARRGDTLADSDSVANIDRQNYWPGPKTDDQGRITLPALIPGALYRIINFVDGQPKAAAEFKVEPGERIELGDIALNFAD, from the coding sequence ATGAACTGGTTGTCGACTCAAACGGGCTGGATCGACGTTGTGTCAGCTCTGATCGGTCTTGCCGCCAACTGGATGCTCCAGTCAACGCTCCTTCTGAGTATCGGCCTGCTGGCGGGTGGGTTGCTTCGCCGCTGCGGCTCAGCCGTTCAGTCCGTTGTGTACCGGACAGCTCTGGCGGCCGCTCTCGTTTGTCCGGTTGCAACACTGACATTGTCTCAGGCCGGGTTTACGGGATGGTCGGTCGCCATGCCGCTGGCGTGGGTAACCAGCGAAGGCCCAGCCATTGGGGTCGAAGACGCCAGCCTCCCCCGGGTTGCCCTCGCCTCCACCTCATCGGAATTCGCACTTGCTCCGCCTGGTAACTCCTCTTCCAGCAGCCAGGGAGCACCTTTCGTCGCCATAGAACCAAACGCGGGTCCCATTGAACTTGAGCCGCCGCAAGCGAAACCTGCAGCGGCAGCGACTGATACGGACGAGACGCCGGCGCCGCCGCCCATCCAGGCGGCAATCGCGGAGGATCAGGGTGATCAGGGGGTAACGGTCACACTATTCGGCAAGGCCGCGTTAGCCGCTGCTGCAGCCTGGTTGCTCGTCTCGGGGCTGCTGGCGACGCGACTATCCCTAGCATGGTGGAGGCTTGCCCGACTGCGCCGATCGGCCGTCGAAGCCGACGACGCAGCGCGGGAAACCTGCCAACAGCTGTCCGAGGCAATGAACGTAACGACGCCAGAGGTGCGATGCAGCCCGTACCTGCCCGGCCCGTGTCTTTCGGGCGTGCGAAAGCCCACGGTCCTGCTGCCCGAAGCGGAGCTCTGCCTACCGCTGCGGGACGTGCTGATCCATGAGTTGGCCCACCTCCGTCGCAACGACTGCTTGTGGAATCTGCTGCGTCAGCTTGCCACGGCGGTGTTCTTCTTCCAGCCGCTGCTATGGGTCTTATCGCGGCGGGTCGAGGCGACCGCCGAAGAGGTGTGCGATGACTTCGTCGTACAGCTTGGCGGCGATCGCGAGGGTTACGCGCACCGGTTGGTCGACATCGCCGAGCTGTCTTCCGCGCCAATCGCGGCGGCTGGCGTGGGAATCGTATCGTTGCGGTCGATGCTCGCCAAACGGGTAGCGCGAATCACGGACACGTCACGGTCGCTCTCGACGCGAGTTGGGAACCTCCTGCTGCTGACGGTGCTGGTGGGCGGGCTCGTGGGCGTGTCGGCGACTGGGTTGATCGGCCTGGCGCCGACGCCCTCGCAGGCGGAGATCAGCGAGGATAGATCTGCGGACGCGACGGCGATCGCTGAGAACCGTTCCGAGGGGCCACCGGCGAGCGACGATCTAGTCACCGTCCGAGGGCAGGTGCTCAAGCCAAACGGCGAACCCGCAGGGCCAGTCGATGTTGTTGTTCTACGCTGGTTCTGGAACTACGGGGACAAGAAGCCGCTCGGCGCCGCGAAGGCCGATCAAGAAGGCCGATTCGAAGTCTCGTACCGGAAGTCGCAGTTCGCCGAGAACGCCGGGCGGGCGGATCAGTGGCGTGAAACGTACATCACGGCCTTCGCGGAAGGGTACGGACCTGGATGGGCGCACTACGATCGCTTGAAACCCGACGAGCGCGCGACCATCCGGCTTGTGGCCGACGACGTGCCGATCGAGGGGCGCGTGATCGACCTGGAGGGGAACCCGGTCGTGGGCGCCAGCGTCGAAGTTGGCTCGATCTACACGCCGAAGGCGGACACTCTTGATGAGTACATCGAGGCAATCAAAGCGTCTCAGGCGATCTCTACTGCGTACGAGAAAATGGACGGGGGGTTGCCGCCGCACAAAGCGAACCACTGGCCGACGGTCACGACGGACTCTGAAGGCCGGTTCCGCATAACCGGTATCGGACACGAGCGTGTTGTCAGCCTGGAAGTCAGCGGTCCGACAATTGTTACGAGGACCCTCCGCGTCGCGACGCGACCGATGGAACCGATCGTGCACCCGGCCTACGCGTACCGCGAAGCCGACAGCGACACCCAGTTCGGCTCGCGGTTCGAGTACACGGCGGCGCCGTCGCGTTCGATTGCGGGCGTCATCCGCGACGCAGACACGGGCCAACCAATCGCGGGCGCCGAGGTCTGGAGCTGGAAGTTCGCCGGCGACAACATCAGTGGGATTACCAGCGTAAAGTCAACGTCCGACAAAGACGGCAGATACCGACTCGAAGGGATGCCCAAGGGCGAGGGCAACGAGATTGTGGTTGTTCCCACAGGGCTGCCCTACTTCACGGCCGAGTTCGCCGTGCCGGCGCCGCCGGGTTTTGAGCCGGTCGACCTCGACCTCGAGCTCCATCGCGGCCAGTGGATCACCGGCCGCGTGACAGACAAGTCAACCGGTTTGCCAGTGGCGGCGCACATGCACTACATGGCGTTTCCGGACAACAAGCTGGCGCAGGATCTGCCCGAGTTTGAACACGGCGCGCATTGCTCGAACGTCCAGGATCGGTACCGCACCGACGCCGACGGGCGGTACAGGGTGGTTGGGCTTCCGGGGCATGGAGTTGTTGGAGTGAAGGCGATCCTCTACCCCTACCCCGGCGGGCAGGGCTACGCCGACCTTCCGGACGCCGACAACCGCGACGCCTTTATGCGGCTCAACGGCCCCATCAACCCCTCCCCAAAGTGGCCGACGGCCATGAAGGAAGTGTGGTTGACTGCCGACGCAGACAAAACCGCTCTCGACTTTTCGCTTGATTCAGGCGACAGCGTCACACTTAGAGCAGTGGACCCGAGCGGCCGGCCCCTGACCGGCGTCGACGTGGTTGGCGTCACGGAGATCTACGGGTCTCAAAGGAGGATGGAGTCGGCCGACTTCGATCTCCTCTGCTTCCGCCCCGGCGAAAAACGCACGGTGCTGCTTAGCCATTCGGAACGGCGCCTCGGCAAGGCGCTCCGCGTCGCCACTGACAAGAACCAAGGCGACTCGCAGGAAGTAAAGCTGGAACCGATGGCGACCGTCGTCGGGCGACTTACGCGAGACGGCACGCCGGTCTCCGGCGTATCGATACGGATCGATGTGAAGGGCGACTCGGGTTATGGCCGTAATCTTGGTAGCACAGCCACTGATCATGAGGGGAGATTCCGCCATGAGGAGTTCCTTCCCGGGCTAGACTACTCCATCCAGGCCCAGGGGCGGGGGCTCGGATTCACTTCGGTGGCTAAAGAGCTCACCGTGTCGGCCGGGGAGACGATCGATCTCGGCACGATCGACGTCGACAGTGACGACCGGCCCACACCTGTGCGGACAAAGCCAACCAGCGCAGCTGCTGACGAGCAGGCTGTCGGATCCTCCGTAGTCACGATCCGCGGCAAGGTGCTCGACCCAACCGGCGGACCCGTTGCCGGAGCTACTGTCGAAGCCCAAACCTGGATCCGCGACCCGGACGCGCCGCTTTCGCCCCTGGCGAAAACCGAGTCGGGCGCGGACGGCCGCTTCAAATTGACCTACCCGAAAAACAGCGACGTCGCAGTCGTCGCCGGCCGCGCCGGTTTCGGCCCTGGGTTCGAGGTAGTCCCAGACGACAAACCCGTTCCCGACTCCCTGACGCTACGGCTGGTGCGCGACGACGTCCCGATCCACGGCAAGGTGATTGATCTCGAAGGGAATCCGCTCCCGGACGTCACGGTCACGGTTTGCAACGTCGCCGCGACCGCAGATGAGAGCCTCGACAGTTGGCTCTCGGCGATCGAAGGCCGCGAGTGGTTCTGGACCGCTATCGAAAAGCACTTCAAGCGACGCACCCGGCTGACCCCGCCGCACACGACTGCAAAGCTTACAACCGACGCCAAAGGCGAGTTTGCCATCACCGGGATCGGCCGCGAGCGGAAGGTCCGCATCGCCTTAGAAGGGCCAACCATTGCTTACACGCTGGAAACGATCGTCACGCGTGACATGAAGCCCGTGGTAGCCGACGACCCAGAGTGGTCGGACAAGCAGACGATCTACGGGGCCAACTGTGAGATCCTCGCCGCGCCCACGCAACCGGTCGAGGGAGTCGTGCGGGACGCCGAGTCGGGCGACCCGCTGTCCGGAGTGTCCATCGCACCCTACTGGATGATCCGTCGTTCTTTCCCCGGCGAGAATCGCCTCCGCGCAGTAAGCGACAGCGAAGGCCGCTTCCGTTTGGTGGGCATGCCCAAGGGATCTCGCAAGCTGCTCAAGATTCTTCCCAGCGACGATCAACCGTACCTGATGCGAGACTACAGTGTTCCTGAGCAGCCGGGCATCGAGCCGATTAACGTGACGCTGGATCTGCATCGCGGCGTCTGGATCACCGGCCGAGTGACCGACAAGATCACCGGCGAGCCGACTGGTGGTTCACGGACGGCATGGGTTCAGTATTACCCCTACCTGTCGAACCCCTACGCCAACGCTCTGCCGGAATTCGCAGACGGCCCCCAAGATGGTTGGCAGAATCGCTACAAGATCGCCCCCGACGGCGCCTTCCGGCTGGTTGGCCTCCCGGGAAAAGCGATTGTCGGGGCCCAACTGTGGAGAGGACCGTACCCCAATGGCCAAGGCTCTGAGCTTATCGAAGGCGCGACCAAGGCAGGCAACTTCCTCACGTACGGATTGGGCTCGCCCCCGAGTCGATTGAATCCCACCATCATGCGTGAGGTCGATATCCCAGAGAACGCGACAGAGTTCGTGGTGAACTTCGAAGTCGACCGCGGGCGGTCGGTGCGGGTGTCACTCGCCGACGAGCAGGGAAACCCGATCGATGGCGTTCACACAGCGGGCCTGGTTCATCGCTCCGGCTGGACGCAGCCGGAGGGCGCACTTCTGGAAGTCTCCAGGTTGGGGGCGACCGAACAGCGGACCCTGTTGATTTACCACCCCGAGCGGCGGATTGGCAAAGTGCTGCAGATATCGGCCGCGGATTCGCCCAATGAGCTTGTGGCTGAGCTCGAGCCCTGCACGACGATCCGTGGCCAGATTGTGGACGGCCCTGATTCGCCCCTCCCCGGCGCCCAGATCCGCTTTGAGCCGCTTCCTGGAGGAGACTACAGCCCCGAACTTGTGCAAATCACCACCGACAAGCAAGGCCGCTTTGAACAGACGGGCGTGCTGCCAGGGACTTCCTACAACGTGTACTCGGAGTCCGCGCAGCTCGGGTTCAAGATACTCGCCAGAGATCTGAAGGTCAGTCCCGGCGAGGCAATCGATCTCGGCGTAATCGACGTCACCAGTGACGACCAAGCCGAGCCGGTCCGGACAACAGCGCAGGCACAAACTGGCGAAACGAAGCAAGGCGACTCTTCCTCGAGCGAATTCGCTGGCCAGGTTGTCGATCCAGATGGCAACCCGGCCGCCGGCGCCGAGTTGTACCTCGTGTTCCACATCCCCGAAGCGGGCGGCCTGCTGACTCCCAGTTGGAAACCCCTTGCGACAACCGATGCCGAGGGGCAGTTCCGCTTCACGGTTACGCCTGGCGACTTCGGGTCGTACGCGACGGCCCGCGAGTTTGGCTTCGGCCAGCTTGTCGCCAAGCACAATGACTTTGGCTTTGCCTGGGCGGCGGCCGGCTTGTTCGAGACTAGCGGCCAAACGCTCCGCAAAGCCCAGGAACGCCTGAAGACGGCGCCCCCGACCGCCGCCGAGTGGATCAAGATGCTGCTCGCGGCCAAAGGGCAGCCGCTCAGGTTGCAGGCTGAGAGCGAGCCAATCCGCGGCCGCATCGTCGACGTCAACGGCCAGCCGGTCGCCGACGCCAGGCTAACGCTGCTGGAAACCTGGACCGGCATCGACGGCGCCCTCGACGCATGGCGCAAGGCGGCCGGTGAGCCCAACGCGGACTACTACTCCGCGCGGATGCAGACGCCTCGGAGTATGAATGGGCCGCAACTGCGGTCGATTATCTCACCGGCGACAACCGACGCCAACGGGCGTTTTCAGATCAAGGGCGTCGGTGATGGCAAGATTGCATGGCTGCTGCTCGAGGGCCCCGGCATCGAGTCGGCCAAGATCTGGGCCCGCACCGAGGCGGGGGAAGCCGTCAGACTGATGCGAGAGCGCCGCTCGCCCGACCTCGGCTTCTACACCTACCACCCGGCCGAGTTTACGCATGTCGCCGGACCATCCGTGCCGATCACCGGCGTCGTGCGCGACGCGGACACGAAAGAGCCGCTTGTCGGGGTCACCGTGAAGAGCCAGAAGCGCCACGGCGAGCCGATCCACGGCTGGGGACAAGACTTCGTTCGCGCTGTGACCGACAAAGAAGGTCGCTATCGCCTCGAAGGGATGCCCGTCGGCAGGGAGAACGAGATTGCCGCGATCGCTCCGGGGGGCGACATCGCGTACTTCTCGGCAGAGAAGTCGGCGCCAACCGACTTGGGGCAGGCGTCCACCGTCGACTTCGACCTGCACCGCGGCGTGTGGGTCGAGGGAAGCGTCACCGACAAGCAGACGGGCGAAGGCCTGCCCGGCCGCCTGGCGTACTACGTCGACGCCGACAGCCCAGCCCACCAGGCGGCACGCTCGCTTGGGGTCGACGAACGCGATCGGCTGCGATCGGACAGCGAAGGGCGATTCCGCATCGCGGCCCTACCCGGACCAGGCTATATCACCTTCAACGCCGATAACCACCAGATCTACCCACGGGCCAATCGAATCCTTAAGAGCGATGGTTCGTTCGCACCCGCAGAGCGGATGATCAAGACAAATCCGTCGTACTTGATGCCGGGCAACACGCACCTTGTCGCAGAGATTGACCCCGGGGAAGAAGTCGAGCGGGTCGAACTCAACCTGCAGCTCGACCGCGGAACAACGGCCATCGGCCGCGTCGTGGGTCCCGGGGGAGAGCCGGTTACCGACTACTACCATACCGGCCAGCTGGCCGGATTCACCGGCTCGTGGGACCACTCGATCGGCGACAAGTTTGAGCTCGTCGGGTATGACCCCAAGCAACCGCGGCATGTTTACTTTGTCCACCAAGAACGGCGGCTGGCGGGGCACGCGGTCGTCCAAGGAGTGCTGCCGGAAGACTTGGTGATCGAGCTGCAGCCGGCGGGAAGGGCCAGCGGACGCTTGGTGGACAAGGACGGCGCCCCGCTGCCCAACTGCCAGCTCGTTCCCAGCACCCCAGCAATCGTCACGTTCGAGGACCTCGCCCAGAAGCCCGACACACCTCCGCTGCCGCACAACGTCGCTCACTCTTCGAGCGCAAGGTACGAGACCGACGCCGATGGCCGGTTCGAGATCTCAGGCCTCGCGCCCGGGGTGGAGTACCGACTCATGGCGTTCGACCGTGACAGCATGATGACCCGCCGCCGGGCGCCAACAGTGCCCGGTCCGCTGGACACAGTCATCACGGTCGAACCGGGCGAGTCGAAAGACCTCGGCGATGTGAGGCTGCGGGATGAGGGTGAGGTCGTGAAGCAAAACACAGCCGCGGAGCCAGCGTCAACGCCCAACGCCTCCGAGTCTATGCCCCCCATCCCCGCGGCGCAGCCGGCTGCGGGCAAGACGTTTACCGGCGCCGTGACGCTCCCCAATGGCAGCCCGGCGTCGGGTGCCCACGTGGCGATCGTCGCTCTGCGGATTGCTGGCACGCAGCAGACGCGCGGCGAGGTGTTGGGGCAAGGAACCGTTGGCGTTGACGGGAAGTACAACCTGACGGTCCCTGACGATGTCACGTCCAAGACACACGGCTACGCGAATCTACTCGTGCGGGCCGACGGCGCGGGGATTGCTTGGCGGGAGTTGAACCTCGACGAAGCTGAGAAGTTTGACATTCAGCTGGTCGCGGAACAGCCGATCGTTGGACAGCTCGTGGACATCGAGGGGCAACCGGCCAGCGGCGTGAAGCTGGTGGTTCAGTCGGTGGTGGAGCGTACGCAGGACCAACAGCCAATGCGCAACGGCGCGGGCTACCGCGAAGACAGCCCGCCGGCCGCGTGGCTGCAGGGAGCGGTGTCGGACGCCGACGGCCGATTCCGTTTACTTGGAGTGCCGGCGGACTGTGGCGTCATTGCCATTGTGACGCCCGACGACCGCTTCGGCAGGCAGCACCTCGCGCTCAACACCGGCAGGCCCGAGCAGCGTGGCGAACGCGACGCAACCTATCGAGCGTTCACCCGCAACAGCCAATTTGGCGAAGAGCTCGTTCTGCCGCTCTCGCCGGCGCAGGTGTTCGTCGGGACCATCACGTACGAGGATACCGGCGAGCCCGCCCCGCGTGCGCGAGTCTCTATCTGGGCGAGCCAGCAGGAGATGGGAGGATCGATGTACTCGGTCGAAGGCGTCGCCAACGAACGGGGCGAGTACCGCATCTCCCCCAGCCAGGGGGTGCGCTTCGGCGTCAACGCCTTCCCGCCCGGCGGTGTGCCCTACCTAGTGCGCCAAACGCCGCTCTCAGAGGCGCTAAGTTGGCATGAGGGGGACGCCGAGCGACGCGTCGATATGACGCTGCCCCGTGGGGTGCTTATCCGGGGCGTCGTAACCGAGGCCGGATCGGGCGCACCGGTCGAGGGCGCCGTGGTGCAGTACGCGCCGGAGTCTTCCAACAACCCCAACACGTCAGACGACATACTTACAGGCTGGCAGGCAACGCAGGTATCCGACGAGGAGGGCCGCTTTGCTATCGCTGTGCTGCCCGGACCGGGCAGGCTGTTGATTCAGGAAGAGAGCGGGCGGTTCGTCACACAGACGGTGACCGAGCGTGAGATCAGCAGAAACGAGACCGGCGGGCGGCGCAACTACTTGCAGGCGGCCGTGCGGATCGACCCGCAACCGAACGCCGAGCCGCTCGACGTGTCGGTCGAGCTCGAGCGCTGCGCCCCGGTCACCGGCCGCATCGTCGACGAGCAAGGCCTGAGCATTGACGACGCGTTGGTCGTCTCCCAGCACAACCGCATGCCGCGCTCACTGAATTGGCGCGGACAAGTGCTGCCGACCCTCGGAGGTCGGTTCGAAGTCTCCGGCCTGAAGGCAGGCGAGGAGATGCCGGTCCACGTGCTCGACCCCAAGCGACGGCTTGGCGCCACCGTGTTGGTGGAAGGCGGCGGAGATGCAACCGTGGTTCTTCGGCCGTGCGGCGAGGCGTCCGCTCGGGTCGTGGATCAGCACGGCGAGCCGCGCGAAGGCGTCGAGCTCACGCCGCACCTGGTCGTGTCCCCCGGTGCTCCGCGATACGACTTTGAGGCGGCTCGCAGGGGAGACACGCTGGCCGACTCCGACTCCGTTGCCAACATCGACCGCCAGAACTACTGGCCTGGCCCCAAGACGGACGACCAAGGCCGCATCACGCTGCCGGCGTTAATCCCGGGCGCACTCTACCGCATTATTAACTTTGTGGACGGACAGCCGAAGGCCGCGGCCGAGTTCAAGGTTGAACCCGGAGAACGTATTGAGCTGGGCGACATCGCGCTGAACTTTGCCGACTAA
- a CDS encoding BlaI/MecI/CopY family transcriptional regulator: MSSTQLGRVQLLIMQVLWAERRATARQITDAINQIEPIAHSTVQTLLRGLEEKGSVKHETEGRTFIFLPLVEEDNFKQNATRDLLERVFSGNVGKLVTHLLKNENVSKEEIDEIRKLINRRSKN; encoded by the coding sequence ATGTCATCGACGCAGTTAGGTCGAGTTCAGCTGCTCATCATGCAGGTCCTGTGGGCCGAGCGACGGGCAACGGCCCGACAGATCACCGACGCGATCAACCAGATCGAACCGATCGCCCACAGCACCGTGCAAACGCTGCTGCGTGGTTTGGAAGAAAAGGGCTCGGTCAAGCACGAGACCGAGGGGCGCACCTTTATCTTCCTGCCCCTGGTCGAAGAAGACAACTTCAAGCAGAACGCTACGCGTGACCTGCTTGAACGTGTTTTCAGCGGCAACGTCGGCAAGCTGGTCACGCATCTGTTGAAGAACGAGAACGTATCCAAGGAAGAAATCGACGAGATCCGCAAGCTCATCAACCGTCGCAGCAAGAACTAA
- a CDS encoding class II aldolase/adducin family protein gives MDHQETLEAILELSHFIGEEHRQLAILGEGNTSAKLNDHTFLVKASGSCLQTLSEEDVVACQFSSLLPMLDADGLSDQEIEERLLASRVDAAAKKPSVETLFHAFLLSLPGIEFAGHAHSVAVNQILCSPMAGEFAAKSLFPDQIVCCGASSVLVPYTDPGVVLARAIRDQTSRFMQRNGAPPRVILLQNHGLITLGRTAGAVKAAMLMAEKAASIFVGAAALGGPTYLSEENVSRIANRMDEHYRQRALKL, from the coding sequence ATGGACCATCAGGAGACGCTAGAGGCAATCCTCGAACTATCACACTTTATAGGCGAAGAACACCGCCAGCTAGCCATACTGGGCGAGGGGAACACTTCGGCGAAGCTCAACGATCACACCTTCCTAGTAAAGGCCAGCGGAAGCTGTCTGCAGACGCTCAGCGAAGAGGACGTGGTGGCGTGCCAGTTCTCTTCTCTGCTGCCGATGCTGGACGCGGACGGACTCTCCGATCAGGAGATTGAGGAACGCCTCCTAGCCAGCCGAGTCGACGCCGCCGCGAAGAAGCCATCGGTCGAGACGCTGTTCCACGCTTTTCTGCTGTCGCTCCCGGGGATCGAGTTCGCCGGACACGCGCACAGCGTGGCGGTCAACCAGATTCTGTGCTCCCCGATGGCCGGAGAGTTCGCGGCGAAGAGCCTGTTCCCCGACCAGATCGTGTGCTGCGGCGCTTCCTCCGTGCTGGTGCCCTACACCGACCCGGGCGTAGTGCTCGCGCGGGCAATCAGAGATCAGACATCACGATTCATGCAGAGAAACGGGGCGCCTCCACGGGTGATCCTGTTGCAGAATCACGGCTTGATCACTCTCGGCCGCACCGCGGGTGCGGTGAAGGCGGCGATGCTGATGGCCGAGAAGGCAGCCAGCATCTTCGTCGGCGCCGCGGCACTGGGCGGCCCCACGTACTTGAGTGAGGAGAACGTTAGCCGTATCGCCAATCGCATGGACGAGCACTACCGCCAGCGGGCGTTGAAGCTCTAA